A window from Microcoleus sp. AS-A8 encodes these proteins:
- the prmA gene encoding 50S ribosomal protein L11 methyltransferase, whose protein sequence is MANSWWEIQILCDPDLEDSIFWRLEKFGCRGMASGAKGHCLLVTAHLPQIQAQLLDLAALALWLRQDALTMGLPMPVAHWKLIDEEDWSSSWKQHWEPQEIGDRILIYPAWLPIPKPSERLLLRLDPGAAFGTGTHPTTQLCLEALEMRLGDGSGELVVADIGCGSGILSIGAVLLGAKKVYGVDLDPLAVGAARSNRELNQISAQRMLVAKGSVEQISKLTGGKPVDGILCNILAEVIIDLIPAMTAITSLSSWGILSGILLEQAKPIADTLEQYNWVVAALWKRQDWCCFNIRRS, encoded by the coding sequence ATGGCAAATAGCTGGTGGGAAATTCAAATCCTCTGCGACCCCGATCTAGAAGATTCAATCTTCTGGCGACTGGAAAAGTTTGGCTGTCGTGGAATGGCGTCTGGGGCCAAGGGGCACTGTCTCTTGGTGACGGCTCACTTACCTCAAATACAAGCACAATTGTTGGATTTGGCGGCGCTGGCGCTGTGGCTGCGGCAAGATGCCCTAACGATGGGACTGCCGATGCCGGTGGCGCATTGGAAGCTAATTGATGAGGAAGACTGGTCGAGCAGTTGGAAACAGCATTGGGAACCCCAAGAAATTGGCGATCGCATTTTGATTTACCCCGCTTGGTTGCCTATCCCTAAACCCTCAGAACGCCTTCTTTTACGCCTTGATCCCGGAGCCGCTTTTGGCACGGGCACCCACCCCACCACTCAATTGTGCCTCGAAGCATTGGAAATGCGGTTAGGGGATGGCAGTGGTGAGTTGGTAGTCGCTGATATTGGTTGTGGTTCTGGCATTCTCTCCATTGGTGCCGTCTTGTTAGGGGCGAAAAAAGTCTATGGTGTGGATCTTGACCCCTTAGCCGTGGGTGCAGCGCGCAGCAACCGTGAACTCAATCAGATTAGCGCTCAGCGAATGCTCGTAGCCAAAGGCAGTGTGGAACAAATTTCCAAGCTCACAGGTGGTAAACCCGTTGATGGGATTCTCTGTAATATTCTGGCAGAGGTGATTATCGATTTAATTCCAGCCATGACGGCAATCACCTCGCTCAGTAGTTGGGGAATATTGAGCGGTATTTTGTTAGAGCAGGCCAAACCCATTGCGGATACTTTGGAACAATACAATTGGGTGGTTGCCGCGCTTTGGAAACGTCAAGATTGGTGTTGTTTTAACATCAGACGGTCATGA
- a CDS encoding DUF928 domain-containing protein, which yields MGLWYDTVAALPTTIKQHPKDALVQEDFLSLLNPLGGR from the coding sequence ATGGGACTTTGGTATGATACCGTTGCCGCCCTGCCAACAACGATCAAACAGCATCCCAAAGATGCTTTAGTGCAAGAAGATTTCCTCTCGCTCCTCAACCCATTGGGTGGTAGGTGA